A single Numenius arquata chromosome 1, bNumArq3.hap1.1, whole genome shotgun sequence DNA region contains:
- the UNC50 gene encoding protein unc-50 homolog, whose protein sequence is MLPTTSVNSRSQGNGVLSPRDAARHTAGAKRYKYLRRLFHFRQMDFEFALWQMLYLFTSPQRVYRNFHYRKQTKDQWARDDPAFLVLLSIWLCVSTVGFGFVLDMGFFETIKLLLWVVFIDCVGVGLLIATLMWFISNKYLVKQQSRDYDVEWGYAFDVHLNAFYPLLVILHFIQLFFINYVIISDSVIGYFVGNTLWLIAIGYYIYVTFLGYSALPFLKNTAILLYPFALLIVLYLISLACGWNFTKMLCSFYKYRVK, encoded by the exons ATGCTGCCAACCACTTCAGTCAATTCCCGGAGCCAGGGCAACGGTGTGCTGAGCCCCAGGGATGCTGCGAGGCACACAGCTGGGGCAAAACGCTACAAGTACCTGCGGAGGCTCTTCCACTTCCGACAGATGGACTTTGAGTTTGCTCTTTGGCAGATGCTTTACCTCTTTACTTCACCACAGAGGGTTTATAGGAACTTTCACTACAGAAAACAGACAAAGGACCAATGGGCGAGAGATGATCCCGCTTTCTTAGTACTTCTCAGTATCTGGCTCTGCG tgtctACTGTAGgatttggatttgtgctggacatgggtttttttgaaacaATAAAGCTGTTACTTTGGGTTGTATTCATAGACTGTGTAGGTGTTGGCCTCCTGATTGCAACTCTGATGTG GTTCATTTCTAATAAGTACTTGgtgaagcagcagagcagagactaTGACGTGGAGTGGGGATACGCCTTTGATGTTCATCTGAACGCTTTCTATCCACTTCTAGTCATTTTGCATTTTATCCAGCTGTTTTTCATCAACT ATGTCATCATATCGGACTCTGTCATCGGGTATTTTGTTGGGAATACATTATGGCTGATTGCAATTGGCTATTACATCTATGTGACATTCCTAGGATACAGTG CGTTGCCCTTTTTGAAGAACACAGCTATTCTTTTGTATCCCTTCGCACTTCTCATCGTGCTCTATTTGATCTCATTAGCATGCGGATGGAACTTCACCAAGATGCTTTGTTCCTTTTATAAATACAGAGTGAAATAA
- the COA5 gene encoding cytochrome c oxidase assembly factor 5 has translation MPKYYEDKEEDGRACGGVREDLRQCLLESPCVLQENKSPKQCLREGHCRSLQMTFFACKRSMLDTRARFRGRKGY, from the exons ATGCCTAAGTACTACGAGGATAAGGAGGAGGACGGGCGGGCCTgcgggggggtgagggaggaTCTGcggcagtgcctgctggagagcCCCTGCGTCCTGCAG gaaaacaaaagcccTAAGCAATGCTTGAGGGAAGGACACTGTAGGAGTTTGCAAATGACATTTTTTGCATGCAAAAGATCAATG TTGGATACCAGGGCAAGATTCCGAGGAAGGAAGGGATACTGA